Proteins from a single region of Microbacterium sp. zg-Y818:
- a CDS encoding stage II sporulation protein M, with product MDADALTAARREEWARLDELSRRRRLGGAEADELVTRYRAASADLAELKTSAGRTPEGDYLSTLLSRARLRLTGTPDNVLRQMPRFFLRQLPAGLYRLRYTTLAIAVGFVAVAALVAAWVARDPAALASMGSQAQLQQYAENDFTQYYSENPAAVFAGTVWTNNAWIAAQCVLFGITGLWPVMVLVQNAVGVGTAAAVLFAFDRGDVFLLHIAPHGLLELTSIFVAGAAGLHIFWAWVAPGRRGRGEAVAAAGRSLATVAIGLVFALALSGLIEGFVTAQPWPWPLKIGIGAAALALFLVYMLVVGGRAQRLGETGDLTEYESGTPRLIAG from the coding sequence ATGGATGCCGACGCACTCACCGCCGCCCGGCGCGAGGAGTGGGCGCGGCTCGACGAGCTGAGCCGTCGTCGCCGGCTCGGCGGGGCCGAGGCCGACGAGCTGGTCACGCGCTACCGCGCGGCTTCGGCCGATCTCGCGGAGCTGAAGACGTCGGCCGGCCGCACCCCCGAGGGCGACTACCTCTCGACCCTGCTCTCGCGGGCCCGACTGCGGCTGACCGGCACACCCGACAATGTGCTGCGTCAGATGCCCCGGTTCTTCCTGCGCCAGCTGCCCGCTGGCCTCTACCGCCTGCGCTACACGACTCTCGCGATCGCGGTCGGATTCGTCGCGGTCGCCGCGCTGGTGGCGGCCTGGGTGGCGCGGGACCCCGCGGCGCTGGCGTCGATGGGCAGCCAGGCCCAGTTGCAGCAGTACGCCGAGAACGACTTCACGCAGTACTACAGCGAGAATCCCGCGGCGGTGTTCGCGGGCACGGTCTGGACCAACAACGCCTGGATCGCCGCGCAGTGCGTGCTCTTCGGCATCACGGGATTGTGGCCCGTCATGGTGCTGGTGCAGAACGCCGTCGGGGTCGGCACGGCAGCGGCTGTGCTCTTCGCCTTCGACCGGGGCGACGTGTTCCTCCTCCACATCGCGCCGCACGGACTGCTGGAGCTGACGAGCATCTTCGTCGCCGGTGCGGCAGGGCTCCACATCTTCTGGGCGTGGGTCGCCCCCGGCAGGCGGGGGAGGGGCGAGGCCGTCGCTGCAGCGGGACGGTCGCTGGCGACGGTGGCCATCGGGCTGGTGTTCGCCCTTGCGCTCTCGGGACTGATCGAGGGGTTCGTCACCGCGCAGCCGTGGCCCTGGCCCCTGAAGATCGGCATCGGGGCCGCAGCGCTCGCCCTCTTCCTCGTGTACATGCTCGTCGTCGGCGGCCGCGCGCAGCGCCTGGGCGAGACCGGCGATCTCACCGAGTACGAAAGCGGCACCCCCCGCCTCATCGCCGGCTGA
- a CDS encoding Fur family transcriptional regulator — protein sequence MTQQSTPDAADAIRAAGLRLTDSRRAVYDALAGQPHASADDVYARVAPVAPRTSKQSVYNALGDFADAGLVRRIEPAGRPMLFELRVADNHHHLVCTSCGRIEDVDCTVGHAPCMHPSETHGFAVTSAEVTFWGRCDSCAAA from the coding sequence ATGACGCAGCAGAGTACCCCGGATGCCGCGGACGCGATCCGCGCCGCCGGACTGCGCCTCACCGACTCCCGCCGCGCGGTCTACGACGCGCTCGCCGGCCAGCCGCACGCGAGCGCCGACGACGTCTACGCGCGAGTCGCGCCGGTAGCCCCGCGCACGAGCAAGCAGTCGGTTTACAACGCCCTCGGCGACTTCGCCGATGCCGGACTGGTGCGCCGTATCGAGCCCGCGGGGCGGCCGATGCTCTTCGAGCTGCGCGTGGCCGACAACCACCACCACCTCGTCTGCACATCGTGCGGGCGCATCGAGGACGTGGACTGCACGGTGGGCCATGCCCCCTGCATGCACCCCTCCGAGACCCACGGTTTCGCGGTCACCTCCGCCGAGGTGACGTTCTGGGGTCGCTGCGACTCCTGCGCCGCCGCCTGA
- the katG gene encoding catalase/peroxidase HPI, whose protein sequence is MTDDTISEIGADATDIDQSVTVTDTDKAHAEQAAKAGGCPVVHGAGAGAAHPAGQPHPTTGSANNVWWPNQLNLRILKKNPAEANPLGGDFDYKAAFASLDLAAVKADIAETLTTSQDWWPADFGNYGPLIIRMAWHSAGTYRATDGRGGGGAGQQRFAPLNSWPDNVNLDKARRLLWPVKKKYGQALSWADLMILAGNVALESMGFETFGFGGGRADVWEPDDDVYWGPETTWLGDERYTGERDLEKPLAAVQMGLIYVNPEGPAGNPDPLASARDIRETFARMGMNDEETVALIAGGHTFGKTHGAAPDSNLEDNPEAAGLEMQGLGWKNNYGTGKGDDTITSGLEVTWTYHPTRWDNEFFHILYAYEWELMKSPAGAHQWRPKNGGGADMVPMAHDPQTRREPRMLTSDLALRVDPEYDKISRRFLEDPVAFGDAFARAWFKLTHRDMGPIARYLGPEVPTEELIWQDPVPAVDHVLIDAADAAALKQQILATGLTTEQLVSTAWAAASSFRGSDKRGGVNGARIRLSPQKDWQVNNPPQLKLVLDALEGVQSAFNEGRTDGKKVSLADIIVLAGNAAVEKAAHAAGVDADVVFHPGRTDATQEQTDADSFAYLEPAADGFRNYYGPKAFLPQEHHLVDKANLLTLTAPEMTVLVGGLRVLGANWDGSEYGVLTNRPGVLTNDFFVNLLDLGTTWTPLDPGSQAFEGIKDGSGERVGRGTRVDLLFGSNSELRALAEVYASDDAQEKFVRDFVAAWGKVMELDRFDLR, encoded by the coding sequence ATGACCGACGACACGATTTCCGAGATCGGCGCCGACGCGACCGACATCGACCAGTCCGTCACCGTCACCGACACCGACAAGGCACACGCTGAGCAGGCAGCGAAGGCAGGCGGATGCCCCGTCGTGCACGGCGCCGGCGCCGGCGCGGCGCACCCCGCCGGCCAGCCGCACCCCACCACGGGTTCTGCCAACAACGTCTGGTGGCCCAACCAGCTGAACCTGCGCATCCTCAAGAAGAACCCGGCCGAGGCCAACCCCCTCGGCGGCGACTTCGACTACAAGGCGGCCTTCGCATCCCTGGACCTCGCCGCCGTCAAGGCGGACATCGCAGAGACCCTCACCACGTCGCAGGACTGGTGGCCGGCCGACTTCGGCAACTACGGCCCGCTCATCATCCGCATGGCCTGGCACAGCGCCGGCACCTACCGTGCGACCGACGGTCGCGGTGGTGGCGGCGCCGGTCAGCAGCGCTTCGCGCCGCTGAACAGCTGGCCCGACAACGTCAACCTCGACAAGGCACGTCGTCTGCTGTGGCCGGTCAAGAAGAAGTACGGCCAGGCGCTGTCGTGGGCCGACCTCATGATCCTCGCTGGAAACGTCGCGCTGGAGAGCATGGGATTCGAGACCTTCGGCTTCGGCGGCGGCCGCGCCGACGTCTGGGAGCCGGACGACGACGTGTACTGGGGCCCCGAGACCACATGGCTCGGCGACGAGCGCTACACCGGTGAGCGGGACCTCGAAAAGCCCCTCGCCGCAGTGCAGATGGGCCTCATCTACGTCAACCCCGAGGGCCCGGCCGGCAACCCCGACCCGCTCGCCTCGGCACGCGACATCCGCGAGACCTTCGCGCGCATGGGGATGAACGACGAGGAGACCGTCGCGCTCATCGCCGGCGGCCACACCTTCGGCAAGACCCACGGCGCAGCCCCCGACTCCAACCTCGAGGACAACCCCGAGGCGGCGGGTCTGGAGATGCAGGGCCTGGGCTGGAAGAACAACTATGGCACCGGCAAGGGCGACGACACCATCACGTCGGGCCTCGAGGTGACGTGGACCTACCACCCCACCCGCTGGGACAACGAGTTCTTCCACATCCTCTACGCCTATGAGTGGGAGCTCATGAAGAGCCCCGCCGGTGCGCACCAGTGGCGCCCGAAGAACGGCGGCGGCGCCGACATGGTGCCGATGGCCCACGACCCGCAGACCCGTCGCGAGCCCCGCATGCTCACCAGTGACTTGGCGCTGCGCGTTGACCCCGAGTACGACAAGATCTCGCGTCGCTTCCTCGAAGACCCGGTGGCCTTCGGTGACGCCTTCGCCCGCGCATGGTTCAAGCTGACCCACCGCGACATGGGCCCCATCGCCCGGTACCTCGGCCCCGAGGTCCCGACCGAAGAGCTCATCTGGCAGGACCCGGTGCCGGCGGTCGACCACGTGCTGATCGACGCGGCAGACGCCGCAGCGCTGAAGCAGCAGATCCTCGCCACCGGTCTGACGACCGAGCAGCTCGTGTCCACCGCCTGGGCGGCGGCATCGTCGTTCCGCGGCAGTGACAAGCGCGGCGGCGTCAACGGCGCCCGCATCCGCCTGTCGCCGCAGAAGGACTGGCAGGTCAACAACCCGCCGCAGCTGAAGCTCGTGCTCGACGCCCTCGAGGGCGTGCAGAGCGCCTTCAACGAGGGGCGCACCGACGGCAAGAAGGTGTCGCTGGCCGACATCATCGTGCTCGCCGGCAACGCGGCGGTCGAGAAGGCAGCCCACGCCGCCGGTGTCGACGCCGACGTGGTGTTCCACCCGGGCCGCACCGACGCCACGCAGGAGCAGACCGACGCGGACTCGTTCGCGTACCTCGAGCCTGCCGCCGACGGGTTCCGCAACTACTACGGACCCAAGGCGTTCCTCCCGCAGGAGCACCACCTCGTCGACAAGGCGAACCTGCTGACCCTCACGGCGCCCGAGATGACGGTGCTCGTGGGTGGCCTGCGGGTGCTCGGGGCGAACTGGGACGGCTCCGAGTACGGCGTACTGACGAACCGGCCGGGTGTGCTGACGAACGACTTCTTCGTGAACCTGCTCGACCTCGGCACCACGTGGACGCCGCTGGACCCCGGTTCGCAGGCGTTCGAGGGCATCAAGGACGGCTCGGGCGAGCGCGTCGGCCGCGGCACGCGCGTCGACCTGCTGTTCGGCTCCAACTCCGAGCTCCGCGCCCTCGCGGAGGTCTACGCGAGCGATGACGCGCAGGAGAAGTTCGTGCGCGACTTCGTCGCCGCGTGGGGCAAGGTCATGGAGCTGGACCGCTTCGACCTGCGCTGA
- the aqpZ gene encoding aquaporin Z: MALRMSAEAMGTFLLVFGSIGAALFAADYGVGPEGTSLGIGFVGVALAFGLTVVAGAYAWGPISGGHFNPAVTLGLAAAGRFPWRETLAYIVAQLVGGAVGTTLLVLIGLFGPDGWLRSAQDGGFASNGFDEHSPGGFGLGAAIIAEILFTAIFVLVILGVTHPSRGTKLAGLVIGLTLTLIHLVSIPIDNTSVNPARSIATALYGGPDALLQLWVFIVFPIVGALIAGFCHRALFDGRELG, translated from the coding sequence ATGGCCCTGCGGATGTCCGCGGAGGCGATGGGCACGTTCCTGCTGGTGTTCGGCTCCATCGGCGCCGCGCTCTTCGCCGCGGACTACGGCGTCGGCCCCGAGGGCACATCCCTCGGCATCGGATTCGTCGGGGTCGCCCTCGCCTTCGGCCTCACGGTGGTCGCGGGCGCCTATGCCTGGGGCCCGATCTCGGGTGGCCACTTCAATCCGGCGGTGACCCTCGGGCTGGCCGCGGCGGGTCGCTTCCCGTGGCGCGAGACCCTCGCCTACATCGTCGCGCAGCTCGTGGGCGGCGCCGTGGGGACCACCCTCCTCGTGCTCATCGGGCTCTTCGGACCCGACGGCTGGCTGCGCTCCGCTCAGGACGGCGGCTTCGCCAGCAACGGCTTCGACGAGCACTCCCCCGGCGGGTTCGGTCTGGGCGCCGCGATCATCGCCGAGATCCTGTTCACCGCGATCTTCGTGCTCGTCATCCTGGGGGTGACCCATCCGTCCCGGGGAACGAAGCTCGCCGGACTGGTGATCGGTCTGACGCTCACCCTCATCCACCTGGTATCCATCCCGATCGACAACACGTCGGTCAACCCCGCCCGCTCCATCGCCACGGCCCTCTACGGCGGTCCTGACGCGCTGCTGCAGCTCTGGGTGTTCATCGTCTTCCCGATCGTCGGGGCCCTCATCGCCGGCTTCTGCCATCGGGCGCTCTTCGACGGACGCGAACTGGGCTGA
- a CDS encoding Clp protease N-terminal domain-containing protein — MATFGEAVATSHVLSLMAMEEASRQGLREADCEHLLIALTLDGGVAGQVLRSLGVTVENTRAALSAQHTAQLESLGVEAPAVEPGRIVFHETQGYHWSGRALQVMKDASRAGRGGDAPAILRALVAEPSGFIAATLERLGASADEVARRLDDADRLPTAPRRRRDQAPLSTSTTAFVPAPPEQVWALVSDAERIPEWDAVIGSVTRPHGGAGGDVWIGRPRTHAPDGRPLRITPAMRQQEMHLVSTQEPVSVQWRFRYPDVARSHARRVTLSLEHAAGGTHLGISLAWEPPAGRRPRPLAALVLRPLYRAMLWMQVSVLAAAISRVFRQ, encoded by the coding sequence ATGGCGACGTTCGGCGAGGCGGTCGCCACGAGCCACGTCCTGTCGCTGATGGCCATGGAGGAGGCCTCCCGTCAGGGCCTGCGCGAAGCGGACTGCGAGCACCTGCTCATCGCCCTGACCCTCGACGGCGGCGTGGCAGGTCAGGTGCTGCGCAGCCTCGGCGTGACCGTCGAGAACACGCGGGCCGCCCTGTCGGCGCAGCACACCGCGCAGCTGGAGTCTCTCGGGGTCGAGGCGCCGGCGGTGGAGCCCGGACGGATCGTCTTCCACGAGACGCAGGGGTACCACTGGAGCGGGCGGGCGCTGCAGGTCATGAAGGATGCCTCCCGCGCCGGCCGGGGCGGCGATGCGCCTGCGATCCTGCGCGCGCTGGTCGCCGAGCCGAGCGGGTTCATCGCCGCGACCCTGGAGCGCCTGGGGGCGAGTGCTGACGAGGTGGCACGACGCCTGGACGACGCCGACCGGCTGCCGACGGCACCGCGGCGACGACGAGACCAGGCTCCTTTGTCGACCTCGACGACGGCGTTCGTCCCGGCGCCGCCCGAGCAGGTGTGGGCGCTGGTGTCCGACGCGGAGCGGATCCCCGAATGGGATGCCGTCATCGGCAGCGTGACCCGACCGCACGGCGGGGCCGGCGGCGACGTCTGGATCGGCCGGCCCCGCACGCACGCCCCCGACGGGCGACCGCTGCGGATCACACCGGCGATGCGGCAGCAGGAGATGCATCTCGTGTCGACACAGGAACCGGTGTCGGTCCAGTGGCGCTTCCGGTATCCGGACGTCGCCCGCAGCCACGCCCGTCGCGTGACGCTCTCGCTCGAGCACGCCGCCGGCGGCACGCACCTGGGCATCTCCTTGGCCTGGGAGCCACCCGCGGGGCGCCGGCCGCGCCCCCTCGCCGCTCTCGTGCTTCGCCCCCTGTATCGCGCCATGCTCTGGATGCAGGTCTCCGTGCTGGCCGCCGCCATCAGTCGCGTCTTCCGGCAATGA
- a CDS encoding DUF58 domain-containing protein — protein MYVTGRLPALVALGVVPVVLLGSAGIAPWAVAGVWLVLCALATGVDAATTPDPRGLSFTRTGPTRTRLGERVDTSLVVHNGGPRRVRGHLRDAWQPTAGAPEGRAALDVPAGERRTIPMPLRPRRRGELRSDFVVVRSGGPLGMAGRQARLEAPGAVRVLPPFASRRHLPSRLARLRELDGNTSVQVRGQGTEFDSLREYVRGDDVRSIDWRATARAGTTMLRTWRPERDRHVVIIVDTGRTAAARVGDGVRLDAAMEAALLLAALASRAGDHVHLAMFDRVLRARVTGIDGPALLPAMVDAMAPVEAQLIDTDWDAAFAQVRALTSRPSLVVLLTAQDSPESSRGFLGSLGAVARRAHVLVGTATDAAPDPSDEATGGRRTADDVYRAAAVQRSARDAARVAAAVARAGGDALSASPDDLPPQIADRYLALKAAGRL, from the coding sequence ATGTACGTCACCGGCCGTCTTCCTGCACTGGTCGCCCTCGGCGTCGTGCCCGTGGTGCTGCTGGGCTCGGCCGGCATCGCCCCGTGGGCGGTCGCCGGGGTGTGGCTCGTGCTGTGCGCGCTGGCGACGGGCGTGGATGCCGCAACCACGCCGGACCCCCGCGGGTTGAGCTTCACGCGCACCGGTCCCACCCGCACCCGGCTGGGCGAGCGCGTGGACACTTCGCTCGTCGTGCACAACGGCGGCCCACGGCGGGTGCGCGGCCACCTGCGCGATGCCTGGCAGCCCACGGCTGGCGCGCCGGAGGGCCGCGCTGCGCTGGACGTCCCGGCCGGCGAGCGCCGGACGATCCCGATGCCGCTGCGGCCACGGCGGCGGGGCGAGCTGCGCAGCGACTTCGTCGTCGTCCGCTCCGGCGGCCCGCTCGGCATGGCGGGGCGGCAGGCGCGCCTCGAGGCGCCCGGCGCCGTGCGGGTGCTCCCGCCGTTCGCGTCGCGGCGTCACCTGCCCTCACGATTGGCGCGGCTGCGCGAACTCGACGGCAACACCAGCGTGCAGGTGCGCGGGCAGGGCACCGAGTTCGACAGCCTGCGCGAGTACGTCCGCGGCGACGACGTGCGCTCCATCGACTGGCGCGCCACCGCTCGCGCCGGCACGACGATGCTGCGCACCTGGCGCCCCGAGCGGGACAGGCACGTCGTGATCATCGTCGACACCGGGCGCACCGCCGCCGCGCGGGTCGGGGACGGCGTACGCCTGGATGCCGCGATGGAGGCGGCCCTGCTGCTGGCCGCCCTCGCCTCGCGCGCCGGCGACCACGTGCATCTGGCGATGTTCGACCGGGTGCTGCGGGCGCGGGTCACCGGCATCGACGGCCCAGCGCTCCTGCCGGCGATGGTCGACGCGATGGCGCCCGTGGAGGCGCAGCTGATCGACACCGACTGGGATGCCGCCTTCGCGCAGGTGCGCGCCCTCACCTCCCGGCCGTCGCTGGTGGTGCTGCTGACCGCGCAGGACTCCCCCGAGTCCTCCCGCGGGTTCCTGGGCTCGCTCGGCGCCGTCGCGCGGCGGGCGCACGTGCTCGTCGGCACCGCCACCGACGCCGCGCCCGATCCCTCCGACGAGGCCACCGGCGGGCGACGGACCGCCGATGACGTGTACCGCGCGGCGGCGGTGCAGCGCAGCGCGCGCGACGCTGCCAGGGTGGCCGCGGCCGTCGCCCGCGCGGGCGGAGACGCGCTCAGCGCCTCGCCCGATGACCTGCCGCCGCAGATCGCCGACCGGTACCTGGCGCTCAAGGCGGCCGGCCGGCTCTGA
- a CDS encoding MoxR family ATPase, which produces MNRVRLEVGKAVIGQDGAVTGLLIALLARGHVLLEGVPGVAKTLLVRSFSRAIGLDTKRVQFTPDLMPGDVSGSLVYDARSGEFEFREGPVFTNVLLADEINRTPPKTQAALLEAMEERQVSADGVTRPIPDPFLVAATQNPVEHEGTYSLPEAQLDRFLLKLVIGVPARDAELAVLRRHADGFRPGDLDAAGLSAVVGADEIRAAQRAAASVAVADDVLGYVVDLARATRQAPSVQLGASPRAATALLAAAKVWAWLGGYPAITPDHVQAMLMPAWRHRLRLRPEAEIEGVSVEAILASVQQQTPVPI; this is translated from the coding sequence ATGAACCGCGTGCGCCTGGAAGTAGGCAAGGCCGTCATCGGCCAGGACGGCGCCGTGACAGGGCTGCTGATCGCCCTGCTCGCGCGCGGCCACGTGCTGCTGGAGGGCGTGCCCGGCGTCGCCAAGACGCTGCTGGTCCGCTCGTTCAGCCGGGCGATCGGCCTGGACACCAAGCGCGTGCAGTTCACGCCGGACCTCATGCCCGGCGACGTGTCCGGGTCGCTGGTGTACGACGCGCGCTCGGGCGAGTTCGAGTTCCGCGAGGGACCGGTGTTCACCAACGTGCTGCTGGCCGACGAGATCAACCGCACGCCCCCCAAGACCCAGGCCGCACTCCTCGAGGCCATGGAGGAGCGCCAGGTTTCGGCCGACGGGGTCACCCGCCCGATCCCGGACCCCTTCCTCGTCGCTGCGACGCAGAACCCGGTGGAGCACGAAGGCACCTACTCGCTCCCCGAGGCCCAGCTGGACCGCTTCCTGCTGAAGCTCGTCATCGGCGTCCCCGCCCGCGACGCCGAGCTCGCGGTGCTGCGCCGCCACGCCGACGGGTTCCGGCCGGGTGACCTCGATGCGGCGGGCCTGAGCGCAGTCGTCGGGGCCGACGAGATCCGCGCCGCCCAGCGCGCCGCGGCATCCGTCGCCGTCGCCGACGATGTGCTCGGCTACGTCGTCGACCTCGCCCGGGCCACCCGGCAGGCGCCGTCCGTGCAGCTGGGTGCGAGCCCGCGCGCCGCGACGGCGCTGCTGGCGGCGGCCAAGGTCTGGGCGTGGCTGGGCGGCTACCCCGCCATCACGCCCGACCACGTGCAGGCCATGCTGATGCCCGCCTGGCGGCACCGGCTGCGGCTGCGACCCGAGGCGGAGATCGAGGGCGTGTCGGTGGAGGCGATCCTCGCGTCGGTGCAGCAGCAGACCCCCGTGCCGATCTGA
- a CDS encoding DUF4350 domain-containing protein, whose translation MTAPAQPDTATRRRRFGGWAAIAAALVITGAGSAALLSLGDWTERDALDPESVGPGGTRAVAEVLRDQGIRVDVVRDRPSAERALAGSDDTLVLTDTAALDDETLESLTRMADDVVLVDPRSRDVRVLLDDAAAAGIGDGARAEPECTLAEAQRAGAIAPGAVFTPGAGVIACYPSGDGYALLAVERDTGRIAALDAGELFTNAHLADDGNAALAANLLGRQPRLIWYLPALGDGALPDTAPTLGELTPDWVTPAIVVVLASAVAAIVWRGRRFGPLVTEDLPVTVRASETTEGRSRLYARARDTVHAADLLRFGALERLARTLGLGPATPAPTIADAAAGLVGADRGRVRGILIDDLPATDAELVALADALDDLETAVRLAVRPERNPQ comes from the coding sequence ATGACGGCGCCCGCCCAGCCCGACACCGCCACACGCCGCCGACGCTTCGGCGGATGGGCGGCGATCGCCGCCGCCCTCGTGATCACCGGGGCGGGCTCAGCGGCCCTCCTCTCCCTCGGCGACTGGACCGAGCGCGATGCGCTGGATCCGGAGTCCGTGGGGCCCGGGGGCACGCGCGCGGTCGCGGAGGTGCTGCGCGACCAGGGCATCCGCGTCGACGTCGTCCGCGACCGGCCGTCGGCAGAGCGGGCCCTGGCCGGCAGCGATGACACCCTCGTGCTCACCGACACCGCCGCACTCGACGACGAAACGCTCGAGAGCCTCACGCGCATGGCCGACGACGTCGTGCTCGTCGACCCCCGTTCGCGCGACGTCCGGGTGCTCCTCGACGACGCCGCAGCCGCCGGGATCGGCGACGGCGCCCGCGCCGAACCGGAGTGCACCCTCGCCGAGGCGCAACGTGCCGGCGCGATCGCACCGGGAGCCGTCTTCACCCCGGGGGCGGGCGTCATCGCCTGCTACCCGTCTGGCGACGGATACGCCCTCCTCGCGGTCGAGCGCGACACCGGCCGCATCGCCGCACTCGACGCCGGCGAGCTCTTCACCAATGCGCACCTCGCCGATGACGGCAACGCCGCACTCGCGGCGAACCTGCTGGGGCGCCAGCCGAGGCTGATCTGGTACCTGCCTGCCCTCGGCGACGGCGCTCTCCCCGACACCGCCCCGACACTGGGCGAGCTCACGCCCGACTGGGTGACGCCCGCGATCGTCGTGGTGCTGGCATCGGCGGTCGCCGCCATCGTGTGGCGCGGCCGCCGGTTCGGCCCGCTCGTCACCGAGGACCTGCCGGTGACCGTGAGGGCCTCGGAGACCACCGAGGGGCGATCGCGCCTCTACGCCCGAGCCCGGGACACCGTCCACGCTGCCGACCTCCTGCGCTTCGGCGCCCTGGAGCGTCTGGCCCGCACGCTGGGCCTCGGTCCCGCGACCCCCGCCCCCACCATCGCCGACGCCGCAGCCGGTCTCGTCGGGGCGGACCGCGGCCGCGTGCGCGGCATCCTGATCGACGACCTGCCCGCCACCGACGCCGAACTCGTCGCGCTCGCCGACGCCCTGGATGATCTCGAGACGGCCGTCCGTCTCGCCGTCCGACCCGAGAGGAACCCGCAGTGA
- a CDS encoding DUF4129 domain-containing protein, which yields MGEALTADVPLIPDGEEARRWAETELSDPAYAITEPTALDRFAYGVERFFRDLFATELPEGWGPWLAIGVSVLIVALVVVALAIWGMPRTPARSRTAADLFGDPEQRTAAQLRAAAAQHADRGEWDAAVVERFRALARALDERGIVDVTPGATVHAFARDAGAALPALAERLERAASAFDDVRYLRLPGTPELYRAVAAVDDDAVVSSPRRDPVPAP from the coding sequence GTGGGTGAAGCCCTGACCGCGGACGTTCCGCTGATCCCCGACGGGGAAGAGGCACGCCGCTGGGCCGAGACGGAGCTGTCCGACCCCGCCTACGCGATCACCGAGCCGACGGCCCTGGACCGCTTCGCGTACGGCGTGGAGCGCTTCTTCCGCGACCTCTTCGCCACCGAGCTCCCCGAGGGATGGGGTCCGTGGCTGGCGATCGGGGTGTCCGTGCTCATCGTCGCCCTGGTCGTGGTCGCGCTCGCCATCTGGGGGATGCCGCGGACTCCGGCCCGCTCGCGCACCGCCGCGGACCTCTTCGGAGATCCCGAGCAGCGCACCGCCGCCCAGCTGCGGGCCGCGGCCGCGCAGCACGCCGATCGCGGCGAATGGGATGCGGCCGTCGTCGAGCGGTTCCGCGCGCTGGCCCGCGCGCTCGACGAGCGCGGCATCGTGGACGTCACCCCCGGGGCCACCGTGCACGCCTTCGCGCGCGACGCCGGCGCTGCCCTGCCCGCGCTCGCCGAGCGCCTGGAGCGGGCGGCGAGCGCCTTCGACGATGTGCGCTACCTGCGTCTGCCGGGAACGCCTGAGCTTTACCGCGCTGTCGCCGCGGTCGACGACGACGCCGTCGTGTCCTCCCCCCGGCGCGACCCGGTGCCCGCACCATGA